The Terriglobia bacterium genome has a window encoding:
- a CDS encoding RHS repeat-associated core domain-containing protein — protein sequence MLASAQSRSSGKERDSETGLDYFGARYYGSNMGRWMSPDWSDAPEPVPYADLTDPQTLNLYHYVRNNPLSGADQTGHDCPPDCGWVWEGIKQTASDAIVGGGQGLANIGITTYDIGADLLNTQTNGASNLPIIQPYIPMTPGEDTAQHGANIVATLATLSTAVKGTSSVEAGGEAVSAGSASKATQLKLNQAAGNAYRDEVADSLKAAGRDVQKEVVKQTPFGNRRVDIEASHNGKTLGGIETKTGNSPYKPSQRAKDTYLKQKGYPVNVVRKPKPKEQ from the coding sequence ATGCTCGCGTCAGCCCAGTCACGTTCTTCCGGCAAAGAACGCGATTCCGAAACCGGGCTGGACTACTTCGGGGCTAGATACTATGGCTCGAATATGGGCAGGTGGATGAGTCCGGACTGGAGCGACGCACCAGAACCGGTACCGTATGCTGACCTGACCGACCCGCAGACGCTCAACCTATATCACTATGTTCGCAACAATCCATTGTCTGGTGCAGACCAGACTGGTCACGACTGCCCACCAGATTGCGGCTGGGTTTGGGAAGGCATAAAACAAACAGCTTCCGACGCCATCGTAGGTGGTGGACAGGGACTAGCAAACATTGGAATTACGACCTATGACATCGGTGCTGATTTGTTGAACACGCAGACGAACGGAGCCTCTAATCTGCCAATAATCCAGCCGTATATCCCGATGACGCCGGGGGAGGACACTGCTCAACACGGGGCAAACATCGTCGCTACCCTCGCGACTTTGTCTACAGCCGTGAAAGGGACTTCGTCAGTAGAGGCGGGGGGAGAGGCTGTGTCCGCGGGCAGTGCTAGCAAAGCAACCCAACTAAAATTGAATCAAGCCGCTGGAAATGCATACAGGGATGAAGTAGCGGACTCACTTAAAGCGGCTGGACGAGACGTTCAAAAAGAGGTCGTGAAGCAGACACCGTTTGGAAATCGGCGAGTTGATATTGAAGCGTCCCATAACGGCAAGACGCTTGGCGGCATCGAAACTAAGACCGGGAATTCTCCATACAAGCCGAGCCAGCGCGCGAAAGATACATATTTGAAGCAGAAGGGGTATCCAGTCAACGTTGTGCGTAAGCCAAAGCCGAAGGAGCAGTGA